Proteins encoded by one window of Chryseobacterium aquaeductus:
- a CDS encoding contractile injection system tape measure protein — MHLLQKHIIDVRCSSQLFGKEIQNSLSDILEKDFYPKLELILDQYSIKNYEWEIENLSIDLPEISQKEWKKELVNQILFKIEEYLKDHFPVLELKKNKEDLEDFGFESQTKFAEKLFFEFLKTGIIAENSYSKNIDKIAEAIDISEHFIEGIVTVFNENKTALIRFYFNSKDSFKEKVSSEILKISTSKQSFSQVLEAFFNSKIKFSSVEELENWLENQSIFPDNKDLQSKDNEQDHFNENYQNRKLSKSDKALLNEEDLNKTYDKELSIKKGENPEREIENSVNFNEVNDQNIHENLKTNTSELQTSSLYIDNAGLVILHPFLLNLFQKLDLYKDEVWIDKESQHKAVLLTQYLVTGQEVFFENELILNKLICGFPIESVINTKQKISKEEKEICNDLLLVVLEYWSVMKNSSVEALRETFLQRAGKLSLSETHPSELWVEEKGVDVLLASLPWGIGLLQTPWMNNFLHCYWN; from the coding sequence ATGCATCTTCTCCAGAAACATATTATCGATGTCCGGTGCTCTTCTCAACTTTTCGGGAAAGAGATACAAAATTCATTATCAGATATTTTGGAGAAAGATTTTTATCCCAAATTAGAACTCATTTTAGATCAATATTCGATAAAGAATTACGAATGGGAAATTGAAAATCTGTCGATTGATTTACCGGAAATTTCTCAAAAAGAATGGAAAAAAGAATTGGTAAATCAGATCTTATTCAAAATTGAGGAATATTTGAAAGATCATTTTCCTGTTTTAGAATTAAAAAAAAACAAAGAAGATTTAGAGGATTTCGGATTTGAATCACAAACAAAATTTGCAGAAAAGTTATTTTTTGAATTTCTGAAAACTGGAATCATTGCAGAAAATTCATACTCGAAAAATATAGATAAAATCGCTGAAGCCATAGATATTTCAGAACATTTTATCGAAGGAATTGTTACTGTTTTTAATGAAAACAAAACTGCATTAATCAGATTTTATTTTAATAGTAAAGATTCTTTTAAAGAAAAAGTAAGTTCTGAAATCTTAAAAATTTCGACCTCAAAACAATCGTTTTCTCAAGTATTAGAAGCCTTTTTTAATTCTAAAATTAAATTTTCTTCCGTTGAAGAACTTGAAAACTGGCTTGAAAATCAAAGCATCTTTCCAGACAATAAAGATTTACAAAGTAAAGATAACGAACAAGATCATTTTAATGAAAATTATCAAAATAGGAAGCTTTCTAAATCTGATAAAGCTTTGTTAAATGAAGAAGATTTAAATAAAACTTATGATAAAGAACTTTCCATAAAAAAGGGGGAAAACCCTGAAAGAGAAATTGAAAATAGTGTTAATTTTAATGAAGTGAATGATCAAAATATTCATGAAAATTTAAAAACAAATACTTCAGAATTGCAAACTTCATCACTTTACATTGACAATGCAGGTCTTGTTATTCTGCATCCGTTTCTTTTAAATCTCTTTCAAAAACTAGATTTATATAAGGATGAAGTTTGGATTGATAAAGAAAGTCAGCATAAAGCAGTCTTATTGACTCAATATTTAGTCACAGGTCAGGAAGTTTTTTTTGAAAATGAGTTGATTTTAAATAAACTGATATGCGGCTTTCCTATTGAAAGTGTGATCAATACCAAGCAAAAAATCAGCAAAGAAGAAAAAGAGATTTGTAATGATCTGCTGTTAGTCGTTTTAGAATATTGGTCGGTGATGAAAAATTCATCAGTAGAAGCTCTGAGAGAAACTTTTTTGCAAAGAGCGGGAAAATTATCGCTCTCAGAAACTCATCCTTCAGAACTTTGGGTAGAGGAAAAAGGAGTTGATGTTTTATTAGCCAGTTTACCTTGGGGTATAGGCTTGCTACAAACACCATGGATGAACAATTTTTTACATTGTTATTGGAACTAA
- a CDS encoding chitosanase: MITNQQKTKILQVINVFETGSKDGKYDTLVIYADGKNGSRQITYGRSQTTEQGNLKALIQMYITRNGIFATQLKVFVNKIGQESLVDNTAFKNLLRRSAREDIIMRTCQDDFFDILYYKPAFQFFQSNRFTTALSLLVIYDSFIHSGGIPSFLRERFAEKIPVNGGDEKKWITQYVNTRHLWLANHSRKILQKTIYRTECFKNQIANNNWDLSKEIIANGIKIS; encoded by the coding sequence ATGATAACAAATCAACAAAAAACAAAAATATTACAGGTTATTAATGTTTTTGAAACAGGAAGTAAAGACGGAAAATATGATACGTTGGTAATCTATGCCGATGGTAAAAACGGAAGCCGACAAATTACCTACGGAAGAAGCCAGACTACAGAGCAAGGCAATCTAAAGGCTCTCATACAAATGTACATTACCAGAAACGGAATTTTTGCCACACAACTGAAAGTATTTGTAAATAAAATAGGACAAGAAAGTCTGGTAGATAATACGGCTTTCAAAAATTTACTCAGAAGATCGGCTCGTGAAGACATCATCATGAGAACCTGTCAGGACGATTTTTTTGACATTTTGTATTATAAACCGGCCTTTCAATTTTTTCAAAGCAATCGGTTTACCACTGCTCTTAGTTTGTTGGTAATCTATGACAGCTTTATACATTCCGGAGGAATCCCTTCTTTTTTAAGAGAAAGATTTGCTGAAAAAATACCAGTAAATGGCGGTGATGAAAAAAAATGGATTACACAATATGTCAACACAAGACATCTTTGGCTGGCAAACCATTCCAGAAAAATATTGCAGAAAACCATTTATAGAACAGAATGTTTCAAAAACCAAATTGCAAACAACAATTGGGATTTGTCCAAAGAAATTATCGCTAATGGAATAAAAATAAGTTAG